A DNA window from Bacteroides cellulosilyticus contains the following coding sequences:
- a CDS encoding MFS transporter, whose amino-acid sequence MDKRNNTYLYITCFIVSIGGLLLGISANVSGASMYFGDFFGLTSGSFQEGLAVSITMLATFIGNFFAGNVSERIGRKKSLILAALLFCFCTLGSALSQTYMFFLISRFIGGLGIGISLLVVPMYIAELAPSDKRGFLVSFNQLNIGVGYLVAYASNTLVNGWFDSPELKWRWMLGLGTLFPIIYLIGLTSVPESPVWTENRSQRKGKKKTALSYQEQGRRLFKRPMRLILFIAFSIAFFQMACGINAVLFYAPRVFDMAGFTPDSSFLQSNLIGICMVVMTLASMTLIDRLGRKPLLIVGSCIMIASLLTVSATFYMSGSPVIILIGLLCMIVGFSISLGPITWILLSEIFPYHVKGLGISLAGVFNGIISFTVTTLFPVEIEHLGAGNTFMIYAIIMVFCLISVSLLYPETKGRNMEELEKELIKTT is encoded by the coding sequence ATGGATAAAAGAAACAATACATATCTGTACATCACCTGCTTCATCGTCTCGATAGGTGGTCTGCTGCTGGGCATATCAGCCAATGTATCGGGAGCAAGCATGTACTTCGGCGACTTTTTCGGTCTGACGTCCGGTTCCTTTCAGGAAGGGCTGGCTGTAAGCATCACCATGCTGGCAACCTTCATCGGTAACTTCTTTGCCGGAAATGTCAGCGAAAGAATCGGACGAAAGAAATCACTCATTCTGGCAGCACTGCTCTTTTGCTTCTGCACATTGGGCAGTGCACTCAGTCAGACGTATATGTTTTTTCTGATAAGCCGCTTCATCGGTGGACTGGGTATAGGAATCTCACTGCTGGTAGTCCCCATGTACATTGCGGAACTTGCACCTTCCGATAAGCGGGGCTTTCTCGTATCGTTCAACCAACTGAACATCGGAGTAGGTTATCTGGTGGCTTACGCTTCCAATACGTTGGTGAATGGCTGGTTCGACAGTCCGGAACTGAAATGGCGCTGGATGCTCGGATTGGGTACTTTGTTCCCGATTATCTACCTTATCGGATTGACATCTGTACCGGAAAGTCCGGTATGGACCGAAAACCGGAGCCAACGGAAAGGTAAGAAAAAGACTGCCCTCTCCTATCAGGAACAAGGACGCAGACTGTTTAAACGCCCGATGCGACTAATACTGTTTATTGCTTTCAGTATAGCCTTCTTCCAAATGGCATGCGGAATCAATGCGGTATTATTCTATGCACCCAGAGTTTTCGATATGGCGGGTTTCACCCCCGACAGTTCTTTCCTGCAATCCAACCTTATCGGGATATGTATGGTGGTTATGACCCTCGCATCCATGACACTGATTGACCGGCTCGGACGAAAACCTCTGCTGATCGTCGGTTCGTGTATCATGATAGCCTCACTGCTGACTGTATCCGCCACATTTTATATGTCTGGTTCCCCCGTCATTATCCTGATCGGACTGCTCTGCATGATAGTCGGCTTCTCTATTTCATTAGGTCCGATTACCTGGATATTGCTGTCTGAGATATTCCCGTATCATGTAAAAGGATTGGGTATATCGCTTGCAGGCGTTTTCAACGGAATTATCAGTTTCACCGTCACCACCTTGTTCCCGGTTGAGATAGAACATCTGGGCGCAGGCAATACCTTTATGATTTATGCTATCATCATGGTATTCTGCCTGATTTCCGTCAGCCTGCTCTACCCCGAAACAAAGGGGCGCAACATGGAAGAACTGGAAAAAGAACTCATAAAAACAACTTAA
- a CDS encoding glycoside hydrolase family 26 protein: MKSILKYIILPLLFTSCIGCENKEHDTPAPEPDGRELSKYEPEDGKCFVFIGQDLGAVGGLEQYNEGYCDHFRTPAGITVYLGLGGSDTDKVSGLYDIDNWGSGDCCANLYPQSERFNNSMIAIGLAIVGNEADIASGKYDRKLDIIGEWFKKLAPRPVFLRIGYEFDGTDWNHYVPETYIPAYKHIKDHFDAAGIRNVAYVWQSKGDGTPLADMQKWYPGDEYVDWCAYSYFGQPDQVMIEFARMKGKPVFIAESTPVFQKGQTYFDADIKKPEIARKIWDEWFTKFFSVIEENSDVVKAFSYINVEWLSQPMWIVNVTFQQCDSRIQQSEYVSNHWKEKVSGNGYIHAAELDWSKLPQ, translated from the coding sequence ATGAAATCAATACTAAAGTATATCATACTTCCCCTCCTTTTCACCTCCTGTATCGGATGTGAGAATAAAGAGCACGATACCCCCGCCCCGGAACCTGACGGACGGGAACTCTCCAAATACGAACCTGAAGACGGCAAATGCTTTGTCTTCATCGGTCAGGATCTGGGAGCAGTGGGCGGACTGGAACAGTACAATGAGGGCTACTGTGATCATTTCCGGACTCCGGCAGGAATAACCGTTTACCTGGGACTGGGCGGTAGCGACACCGATAAAGTATCCGGTCTTTATGATATCGACAATTGGGGTTCAGGCGATTGTTGTGCCAACTTATACCCTCAATCGGAACGTTTCAACAACTCAATGATCGCCATAGGGCTTGCCATTGTGGGAAATGAAGCGGACATAGCATCCGGCAAATATGACCGGAAGCTGGACATAATAGGTGAATGGTTCAAGAAGCTTGCTCCCCGTCCCGTCTTTCTGCGTATCGGCTATGAATTCGACGGTACAGACTGGAATCATTATGTACCCGAAACGTATATCCCCGCCTATAAACACATCAAAGATCATTTTGATGCGGCAGGCATCCGCAACGTAGCTTATGTATGGCAGTCCAAAGGAGATGGTACTCCCTTGGCTGATATGCAGAAATGGTATCCGGGGGATGAATATGTGGACTGGTGTGCCTATTCTTATTTCGGGCAGCCGGATCAGGTGATGATCGAGTTTGCCCGGATGAAAGGCAAACCGGTATTCATAGCCGAATCGACTCCTGTCTTCCAGAAGGGACAGACTTACTTCGATGCGGATATCAAAAAGCCTGAGATAGCCCGGAAGATATGGGATGAGTGGTTCACCAAATTCTTCAGTGTTATCGAAGAAAACAGCGATGTGGTTAAAGCTTTCTCCTACATCAACGTGGAATGGCTCTCGCAACCGATGTGGATAGTAAATGTAACCTTCCAGCAATGCGACTCGCGTATTCAGCAAAGCGAATATGTAAGCAACCACTGGAAAGAGAAAGTTTCGGGCAATGGCTATATACATGCCGCGGAATTGGATTGGAGTAAGCTGCCCCAATAA
- a CDS encoding RagB/SusD family nutrient uptake outer membrane protein, translated as MKEIFKPLFILLAAISMTSCTDMLDIKPTTFVSDDLIWQDKKLIDQFVANTYGTLVCGFNRNTQGWDQDWAAAFGGNFDAGADDFDGKFDANVNQFNTGQITAQSTPFIDEIWKSNYSIIRKCNLIIAAVPDTKDVVLTPTEKKYYEAEARFLRAFCYFDLARTFGRAPLITEAQQLEDNLLIPATDFEGLINFIATESDNYAEDLDPTVSDAMKGRATRGAFLALKARALLYLASPLNNASNSKERWEDAAKAAQAVMTLGVHHLYRNGEDAYGSLFFDKSNANTEIIFERRFQFPEITHNIHMQWSLDPADADRGSWNGLYPTQNLADAYETTDGKLITDPTSIYNPQDPYANRDKRFYQTLLYHGSYWEGSQLLMHRHLQNPDWSGNCLPNDYRARCGYGLRKMMQEYDGASADLYTGAFAQDNNWPYFRYAEVLLNYAEAQNEALAAPDKSVYDAVNEVRDRAGQPGLPEGLSKDEMRIRIHNERRVELCLEEHRFFDLRRWKETTTLRAPIKGMTVEFDGNNNNYKIVTIEERVFNENNYYLPIPHSETEKNPNLRQ; from the coding sequence ATGAAAGAAATATTTAAACCCCTATTCATACTACTTGCCGCTATCAGCATGACTTCCTGTACTGATATGCTAGACATCAAGCCTACGACATTTGTCTCCGACGACTTGATTTGGCAGGACAAAAAGCTTATCGACCAATTCGTAGCCAATACGTACGGTACACTGGTATGCGGCTTCAACCGCAATACGCAGGGATGGGATCAGGACTGGGCCGCCGCTTTCGGCGGTAACTTCGATGCCGGCGCCGACGACTTTGACGGCAAGTTCGATGCAAATGTAAATCAGTTCAATACAGGGCAGATCACAGCGCAAAGCACTCCGTTCATCGATGAAATATGGAAGAGCAATTACAGCATTATCCGCAAATGTAACCTGATAATTGCCGCCGTTCCGGACACCAAAGACGTGGTGCTGACACCGACCGAAAAGAAATATTACGAAGCGGAAGCACGTTTCCTGCGGGCATTCTGTTACTTCGACCTTGCCAGGACATTCGGACGGGCACCGTTGATTACGGAAGCTCAGCAACTGGAAGACAATCTGCTGATACCGGCCACCGATTTCGAAGGATTGATAAACTTCATTGCCACCGAGAGCGATAACTATGCGGAAGATCTCGACCCAACCGTTTCCGACGCCATGAAAGGGCGTGCCACCCGTGGTGCCTTCCTGGCGCTGAAAGCCCGTGCCCTACTCTATCTTGCCAGCCCGCTCAACAATGCCTCCAACTCTAAAGAGCGTTGGGAAGATGCTGCCAAAGCCGCACAAGCTGTCATGACTCTGGGAGTGCATCATCTTTACCGCAACGGTGAGGATGCCTACGGTTCTTTATTCTTCGACAAATCGAATGCCAACACGGAGATTATCTTTGAGCGCCGCTTCCAGTTCCCGGAAATCACGCATAACATCCACATGCAATGGAGTCTTGACCCTGCCGATGCCGACCGCGGTTCCTGGAACGGTTTATATCCCACCCAGAACTTAGCCGATGCTTACGAAACTACAGATGGTAAACTGATAACTGATCCTACATCTATTTACAATCCGCAAGATCCATACGCCAACCGTGACAAACGCTTCTATCAAACTTTGCTTTATCATGGAAGTTACTGGGAAGGAAGCCAGTTGCTTATGCATCGCCATCTGCAAAACCCGGATTGGAGCGGCAACTGTCTGCCCAACGATTACCGCGCACGCTGCGGGTATGGGCTTCGCAAAATGATGCAGGAATATGACGGAGCATCTGCCGACTTATACACCGGAGCCTTTGCACAGGATAACAACTGGCCTTATTTCCGCTATGCAGAAGTGTTGCTGAACTATGCCGAAGCGCAGAATGAGGCATTGGCTGCACCGGACAAGAGTGTGTATGATGCCGTCAACGAAGTTCGCGACCGTGCAGGCCAACCGGGATTACCGGAAGGTTTATCCAAAGACGAGATGCGTATCCGTATTCACAATGAGCGCCGCGTAGAGTTGTGTCTGGAAGAACACCGCTTCTTCGACTTGCGTCGCTGGAAAGAAACAACGACTCTACGGGCACCCATCAAAGGAATGACGGTTGAGTTTGACGGAAACAATAATAACTATAAAATAGTAACCATTGAGGAACGGGTATTCAATGAAAACAATTACTATCTACCCATTCCTCACAGTGAAACAGAGAAGAATCCGAATCTGAGGCAGTAA
- a CDS encoding SusC/RagA family TonB-linked outer membrane protein codes for MKKRLPLITLRPLAWILFLLITASGYAQESLIQGLVIDENGEPLIGVSIQDQKTLKGTISDIDGKFSLETRIGNMLKISYIGYRTVTLAAAKDMRVVMSEDNMKLDEVVVVGYGVQKKVNLTGAVASVKSDEILKAQSANTSNALIGQIPGLIAKQTTGEPGLDGSQIYIRGVATFQGGTSPTYIIDGIERQAEDFARIDPNEIESLNVLKDAASAAIFGMRGANGVILVTTKRGNTGKIHVKYSGNVSIQKPTSLPEFANSTDYARMKNIYMGNTIYTDEEIRKFADGSDPERYPNTDWYKEMLSKNAVQHQHNITVDGGRDNIKFFTSFGYVHQDGLWDNLNYERYSLRSNIDVKITSTTQLSVDASGRVEYRHGSPQSSTNVFQQLIRNTPVLLAKYDNGLYTVPDATHPNIMAQTSKDAGYSDSRNNSLLTRLELTQDLPFVTQGLKIKGVFSYDKNNYAQKTWSLSPYLYVRDQDNNYNLQPRGSASLYQNQNDNEYIEWQGHLTYDRSFGNHTVSALLMALGRKEKYHNVWVSRNSFDSDVMDQISAGNSTGQQLGGYDRESARLSYVGRINYNYGGRYLFEANIRRDASENFDPDKRWGTFASASIGWVISEEKFFEPLKNKINFLKIRGSYGTLGNDNTGGVAFPYYSRFDLYASRGSHNGGLANNLGDYVFGELVTKGLVPGPIANALATWETSKKMNIAIDAGLFDRFNLSLDFFKETRSDILAQRGAEVPWSFGGELPLENIGKVENKGIDANLTFNHHIGKVRYSIGGNFTYARNKILEMAEAAGTSEYLRKTGRPIYSYYGYKTDGIFQNQQEIDAYAKQEVAGSDYVTRPGDIKYVNVNGDEVVNAGDMTYLGYGNVPEIVYGINGSLAWKNFDLSFLFQGAAHAQVYLNGGVVMPYFNDGNLPQFWVKEAWSENNPGTRYPRLEQSTHNFPNTDFPPVQTYLYDASYFRLKNIEVGYNFPRKWLNNLRLENVRVYVSGQNLFTITDVPQIDPENVNSQGWSYPQMKSFNAGISIQF; via the coding sequence ATGAAGAAAAGACTGCCACTTATCACACTGCGGCCTCTTGCATGGATACTATTTCTTCTTATAACGGCAAGCGGGTACGCACAAGAGAGTCTTATTCAAGGTCTGGTGATTGACGAAAACGGAGAGCCGCTGATTGGTGTATCCATACAGGACCAGAAGACACTAAAAGGTACCATCTCCGATATAGACGGTAAATTCTCGCTCGAAACCCGCATAGGAAACATGCTGAAGATATCTTATATAGGATATCGCACCGTAACACTTGCCGCTGCCAAAGATATGCGTGTAGTTATGAGTGAAGACAACATGAAACTGGATGAAGTAGTAGTCGTGGGATATGGCGTCCAGAAGAAAGTAAATCTGACGGGTGCCGTAGCTTCCGTAAAAAGCGACGAGATTCTGAAAGCCCAATCAGCAAATACCTCCAACGCACTTATCGGACAGATTCCCGGACTGATAGCCAAACAAACCACCGGAGAACCGGGACTGGACGGCTCACAAATCTATATCCGCGGTGTCGCCACTTTCCAGGGAGGAACTTCACCTACCTATATCATCGACGGCATCGAACGCCAGGCAGAAGACTTTGCCCGCATAGATCCCAATGAAATAGAATCGCTGAACGTATTGAAAGATGCCGCCTCAGCCGCCATCTTCGGTATGCGCGGTGCCAACGGAGTTATACTGGTCACTACCAAACGGGGTAATACCGGGAAAATCCACGTGAAGTATTCGGGAAACGTATCGATACAGAAGCCTACAAGTCTGCCGGAGTTTGCCAATTCTACCGACTATGCCCGGATGAAGAACATATACATGGGCAATACAATCTATACAGACGAGGAAATCAGAAAATTCGCTGACGGCTCTGATCCCGAACGCTATCCGAATACCGACTGGTACAAAGAAATGCTGTCAAAGAATGCAGTGCAGCATCAGCACAACATTACCGTGGATGGCGGACGCGATAACATCAAGTTCTTTACCAGCTTCGGATATGTACATCAGGATGGTTTGTGGGACAATCTGAACTACGAACGCTACTCTTTAAGAAGCAATATCGACGTAAAGATCACTTCTACCACTCAGCTCTCGGTAGATGCATCCGGTCGTGTGGAATACCGTCATGGAAGCCCACAGAGCAGTACCAATGTCTTTCAGCAGTTGATCCGTAATACTCCTGTGCTACTTGCCAAGTATGACAATGGCCTTTACACAGTACCCGATGCCACTCACCCGAACATCATGGCGCAAACCAGCAAGGACGCGGGATACAGTGACTCACGAAACAACAGTCTGTTAACCCGCCTCGAACTGACTCAAGACCTGCCGTTCGTAACCCAAGGATTGAAAATAAAGGGTGTCTTCTCATACGATAAAAACAATTACGCCCAGAAGACCTGGTCACTCTCCCCTTACCTGTATGTACGCGACCAAGACAACAACTACAACTTGCAGCCACGGGGTAGCGCCTCACTCTATCAGAATCAGAATGACAACGAATACATAGAGTGGCAGGGACATCTTACCTACGACCGTTCTTTCGGCAACCATACCGTTTCGGCCCTGTTGATGGCATTGGGACGCAAAGAAAAATACCACAACGTATGGGTATCCCGCAACTCATTCGACTCGGACGTTATGGATCAGATCAGTGCCGGTAACAGTACCGGACAACAATTGGGTGGATATGACAGAGAGTCGGCACGCCTCAGCTATGTGGGTAGAATCAACTATAATTACGGCGGCAGATACCTGTTTGAAGCGAATATCCGCCGGGACGCTTCCGAAAACTTTGATCCCGACAAACGTTGGGGAACATTTGCATCCGCGTCTATCGGCTGGGTGATTTCGGAAGAGAAGTTCTTCGAACCTTTGAAGAATAAGATAAACTTTCTGAAGATCAGAGGATCCTATGGTACATTGGGTAACGACAATACCGGTGGCGTAGCCTTCCCGTATTACAGCCGCTTCGACTTGTACGCTTCACGCGGTTCGCACAATGGCGGACTGGCGAACAACCTTGGCGACTACGTATTCGGAGAATTGGTTACCAAGGGTTTGGTTCCCGGCCCCATAGCCAATGCACTGGCAACCTGGGAAACTTCCAAGAAGATGAATATCGCGATAGATGCAGGTTTGTTTGATAGGTTCAACCTGTCTTTAGATTTCTTTAAAGAAACCCGTTCCGACATCCTTGCACAGCGAGGAGCCGAAGTGCCCTGGTCGTTCGGTGGAGAACTCCCGCTTGAAAATATCGGCAAGGTGGAGAATAAAGGTATCGATGCCAACCTGACGTTCAATCATCACATCGGTAAAGTCCGTTACTCCATAGGCGGAAACTTCACTTATGCCCGCAACAAGATATTGGAAATGGCTGAGGCTGCAGGAACCTCCGAGTACCTGAGAAAAACCGGACGTCCCATCTACAGCTACTACGGTTATAAGACAGACGGCATCTTCCAGAACCAGCAGGAAATAGATGCGTATGCCAAACAGGAAGTGGCAGGAAGCGACTATGTGACCCGCCCCGGTGATATCAAATATGTAAACGTAAACGGTGACGAAGTGGTAAATGCCGGTGATATGACCTATCTGGGATACGGCAACGTACCGGAAATCGTATACGGTATCAACGGAAGTCTGGCATGGAAGAATTTCGACCTCAGTTTCCTCTTCCAGGGAGCAGCCCATGCGCAGGTTTATCTGAATGGCGGCGTAGTAATGCCTTACTTCAATGATGGCAATCTGCCTCAGTTCTGGGTAAAAGAAGCATGGAGCGAGAACAATCCCGGCACACGTTATCCGCGTCTGGAACAGTCCACGCACAACTTCCCGAATACGGATTTCCCGCCCGTGCAGACCTATCTGTATGATGCGTCTTATTTCAGACTGAAAAACATTGAAGTAGGTTACAACTTCCCGCGCAAATGGTTGAATAACCTCCGTTTAGAGAATGTACGTGTGTACGTCAGCGGGCAGAATCTCTTCACCATTACCGATGTTCCTCAGATAGACCCCGAGAATGTAAACTCACAAGGTTGGTCTTATCCGCAAATGAAATCATTTAACGCAGGTATCAGTATTCAATTCTAA
- a CDS encoding alpha-glucuronidase, translated as MKQLLSLFLLLSCLLGPVSAEDGSRLWLRQSTDAHAQITAPRQSPTLNIAVRELKQAWKGLPVTLALKKDKQLSPEGFRIRQVNGKLTVTSPSETGLLYAAYHLIRLQEMRNFGKPSETDQEITENPAYDLRILNHWDNLDRSIERGYAGKSLWNWEELPGTLSDRYEAYARANASIGINATVLNNVNASSKILSAEYLEKVKALADIFRPYGIKVYLSINFASPMQLGGLSTADPLDKDVIAWWKQKAKEIYRTIPDFGGFLVKANSEGQPGPCDFNRTHAEGANMLADALKPYKGIVMWRAFVYSPTDADRAKQAYLEFQPLDGQFRDNVIVQIKNGPVDFQPREPYSPLFGAMPRTPQMVEFQITQEYLGFSNHLAYLAPMWEEFFDFVKPSSLKAIAGVANIGTDTNWCGHPFAQANWYAFGRMAWNPSLTSGTIAEEWLKQTFFDASNPKHAPIAYEIHNMMMESREAVVDYMMPLGLHHLFAWGHHYGPEPWCDVPGARPDWMPSYYHKADKQGIGFDRSHTGSNATAQYPDSLCHLYDDIRTCPDEYLLWFHHAPWQHTMQSGRTLWDELCYRYDHGVQQVRSFQKKWDLAENYIDAERFKDVQSRLKIQARDAVWWKDACLLYFQEFSGMRAPYEVERPIHELDDLKQVKLPIDNHECPTPKMLNERR; from the coding sequence ATGAAACAACTGCTCTCTTTATTCTTATTATTATCTTGTTTACTCGGACCCGTATCCGCGGAAGACGGCAGCCGCTTGTGGCTCCGGCAATCGACAGATGCCCACGCACAGATTACAGCGCCTCGCCAGTCTCCGACACTAAACATAGCCGTCCGTGAACTAAAACAGGCATGGAAAGGGCTCCCCGTTACGCTTGCACTGAAGAAAGACAAACAACTATCTCCCGAAGGCTTCCGTATACGACAAGTAAATGGAAAACTCACCGTCACTTCTCCCAGCGAAACGGGTTTGCTTTATGCTGCCTATCACCTGATCCGCCTGCAAGAAATGCGGAACTTTGGAAAGCCTTCGGAAACAGACCAGGAAATAACGGAGAACCCTGCCTATGACCTGCGTATTCTCAATCATTGGGATAACCTCGACCGCAGCATCGAGCGCGGTTATGCCGGCAAATCTCTTTGGAACTGGGAAGAACTGCCCGGCACACTCTCCGACAGATACGAAGCTTATGCGCGTGCCAATGCCTCCATCGGAATCAATGCAACGGTGCTGAACAATGTAAATGCTTCTTCTAAAATCCTTTCCGCCGAATATCTGGAAAAGGTAAAGGCTCTGGCAGACATATTCCGTCCTTACGGCATCAAGGTATATCTCTCTATCAACTTTGCCTCCCCCATGCAACTGGGCGGGCTTTCCACAGCCGATCCTTTGGACAAAGATGTCATCGCCTGGTGGAAGCAGAAAGCCAAAGAGATCTATCGCACCATTCCCGACTTCGGTGGCTTCCTGGTGAAAGCCAATTCCGAAGGACAGCCCGGCCCGTGCGACTTCAACCGTACACACGCCGAAGGTGCCAATATGCTGGCAGATGCATTGAAGCCCTATAAAGGTATTGTCATGTGGCGCGCTTTCGTCTACAGCCCAACGGATGCAGACCGCGCTAAGCAAGCCTATCTGGAATTCCAGCCTTTGGATGGACAATTCCGCGACAATGTCATCGTACAGATAAAGAACGGTCCGGTCGACTTCCAGCCTCGCGAACCGTATAGTCCTTTATTCGGCGCTATGCCCCGGACTCCGCAGATGGTCGAATTCCAGATTACACAAGAATATCTGGGCTTCTCCAATCACCTTGCCTATCTTGCCCCGATGTGGGAAGAGTTCTTCGACTTTGTGAAGCCGTCTTCACTGAAAGCCATAGCAGGTGTCGCCAATATAGGTACCGATACAAACTGGTGCGGTCATCCTTTTGCCCAAGCCAACTGGTACGCTTTCGGACGCATGGCCTGGAATCCTTCCCTGACATCAGGAACAATCGCAGAAGAATGGCTGAAACAGACTTTCTTCGATGCAAGCAATCCCAAACATGCACCCATTGCCTATGAAATACATAACATGATGATGGAAAGCCGCGAGGCTGTGGTAGACTATATGATGCCGCTCGGTCTGCATCACCTCTTTGCATGGGGACACCATTACGGTCCGGAACCTTGGTGCGACGTGCCCGGTGCACGCCCCGACTGGATGCCGTCTTACTATCATAAAGCAGACAAACAGGGGATAGGTTTCGACCGCAGTCATACGGGTAGCAATGCTACAGCCCAATATCCCGATTCACTCTGCCACCTTTACGATGACATCCGTACTTGTCCGGATGAGTATCTCTTGTGGTTCCATCATGCCCCTTGGCAACACACCATGCAAAGTGGACGTACTTTATGGGACGAGCTTTGCTATCGCTACGATCATGGTGTACAGCAGGTAAGAAGCTTTCAGAAAAAATGGGATCTGGCCGAGAACTACATTGATGCGGAACGTTTCAAGGATGTACAGTCACGCCTGAAGATACAGGCACGTGATGCCGTATGGTGGAAAGACGCCTGCCTGCTATACTTCCAGGAATTTTCGGGTATGCGCGCCCCTTACGAAGTGGAAAGACCAATACATGAATTGGACGATTTGAAACAAGTGAAGCTTCCTATCGACAACCATGAATGTCCGACACCGAAAATGCTGAATGAAAGAAGGTAA
- a CDS encoding Gfo/Idh/MocA family protein yields MDTVKIGIIGTGWIAEKMAITLEGMEGVEAYAVASRQLQTACDFADRWGFTRAYGSYEEMLDDEEVELVYIATPHSHHFEHARMSLLKGKAVLCEKAFTANARQAEELLNLAKAKELFITEAIWTRYMPLSHTINDLVTSGIIGRPMTLSANLGYPIGNRERLRQPALAGGALLDLGVYALNFASMVFGTEVERVTSTCVKTDTGVDAQNSITLTFKDGKIAVLHSSMLSMTDRQGIISGDKGHLIIENINNPQRIRVVTEDYKTAVVYNCPPQITGYEYQVYASMEALRNGWLESPYMPHAETLRIMRMMDDLRREWGVRYPADE; encoded by the coding sequence ATGGATACTGTCAAAATAGGTATTATAGGTACCGGGTGGATTGCCGAAAAGATGGCAATCACCCTCGAAGGAATGGAGGGAGTAGAAGCTTATGCAGTCGCTTCCCGCCAGTTGCAGACTGCCTGTGACTTTGCCGACCGGTGGGGTTTCACCCGTGCCTACGGTTCTTATGAAGAAATGCTGGATGATGAAGAGGTGGAGTTGGTATATATTGCCACTCCCCATTCCCACCATTTCGAACATGCCCGTATGAGTCTGCTGAAAGGCAAGGCGGTTTTATGCGAAAAGGCATTCACCGCCAATGCCCGCCAAGCGGAGGAACTGCTGAATCTTGCCAAAGCAAAGGAACTCTTCATCACCGAAGCCATCTGGACACGTTACATGCCTCTATCGCATACCATCAATGATCTTGTAACCAGTGGAATCATCGGACGCCCCATGACGCTGTCTGCCAATTTGGGTTACCCAATCGGCAACCGTGAGCGCCTCCGCCAACCGGCACTGGCAGGCGGGGCTCTGCTCGACCTGGGAGTGTATGCACTGAACTTTGCTTCCATGGTTTTCGGGACGGAGGTAGAACGTGTCACCTCTACCTGCGTAAAGACCGATACCGGAGTAGATGCACAGAATAGTATCACTCTTACATTCAAGGATGGAAAAATCGCCGTGCTGCACAGCAGTATGCTGAGTATGACCGACCGCCAAGGCATCATTTCCGGTGACAAAGGCCATCTGATCATTGAAAATATCAACAATCCGCAACGAATCAGGGTGGTAACAGAAGATTATAAGACGGCAGTTGTCTACAACTGTCCACCACAAATCACCGGATACGAATACCAGGTATATGCATCCATGGAAGCTCTGAGGAACGGGTGGCTCGAATCTCCCTATATGCCTCACGCCGAAACCCTGCGCATCATGCGCATGATGGATGACTTACGCCGCGAATGGGGAGTACGCTACCCCGCCGATGAATAA